A region of the Phyllopteryx taeniolatus isolate TA_2022b chromosome 9, UOR_Ptae_1.2, whole genome shotgun sequence genome:
TTTAATTCCTCGATACAAACCGAGCGCCCAGGTGAGGTTCATTTCAACcagtgtgatttaaaaaaaaaaaaaaaaaaaaaaaaaaaaaaaaaagcgaatttATTTGCTCCTGACACACAAGATGGTTTATCACGGTGAGCTAAATGGGcagtggagggggggggggtcacgctGAGGACGCGGCGTGAACTAACTTTCCGTTGTCGTCTCCCTCCCCGGCAGAAAGTTGGACACCATTCCCCGGGCCGAACTtcacaaaatgtgtcttttcCTCTCCAGATTTTCCTTGAAACCTTATGCCACCTAAGAGAGAGGCGGGGGCAACTCCATCCCCGACGCCGGTAAAGATGCTAAAGCTCAACACGGTCCCACTGGAGGCTGGTCCAATGGAGGAGTTGGCCGAGTCCACTTACTCTCCATTTCTCACCACCGAGGTGAGAAACGTTTCTCTTGAGCGCTGCACACACACGCGTTGTGTACTTTTTGTTCCACCACCACAGCCCTGGCGTGATTTCCTCTCTCCTGTCAGCAGGAATTTGACGGAATTGAAGGCGAAGCGAGTCCAGGCGTCCGAACCGACACCATCAGCCTGCTAATGAAGATAGAACAGCTGCAGGCCCAACTGAAATATGAACGCAGGTGTCGAATTCTGGCTGAGAGAGAACTGAGGGAGATGAAAGGTGAGTTGAAGGGAAGAAAAActtaactttttgtttgttgatcatAAGATAAAGGGGGGTATCTCTGGaggttctgaactcctgtttccatgccatTGCCGTGTTAAAGAGAGCAATGCAGAGCTGAACTTCTCATCGCTGACATGTTGGTAGAGCACAAAGTTAATTTAGGAGAGAGTAAATATCTGTACCTATCCCAGTGAGCCGAGGCACAAATAGTAAAAACGTAAGTGataccgccccccccccaacccacccccctcaaaaaaaaaaaacaaccaaaaaaacaaatgtttacaattgccCATTGTATTACTTccaaccataaatataccaaatACTATGATCACAAAACaatgtaatattattttgtGGTGCAACTaacgtttattttaataattgattaatgtttcaatgatgtttttttaaattattattaatatattaatcagataaaacaaattattttccaatccctttattcaaaaacaggacattatttcaaattgacagtgcagaaaatgcacaaatattagCTGATTATGATGGTTACTGGTTTGGTAAATAGGCAAACATTTTGATCATTATTTTCtcaagtaaaagcagatgtttgcaaatgtcttatttaattaaacacaaagataaaatGTCTGCTTTCAGTAAcacgtcagaaaataggcaaacattttaatcattgttttccaacataaatgcagatttttgcaaatgtcttatttgattaaacacaaagataatatGTCTGCTTTCAATGAGGACTATGGATAAATTTATTGTCGAGGCTGAcattcagaggatttggacaacttTATGACAATTTTACGTTAAACGATGTCTCGAAACAAGAAATCAGTAATCTAAATAGTAATGAATTTGATAATTgcttagttgttgattaatcgattgATTTTTGCACCTCTAATATAATGTCAAACTCTTGCAACattacattcaaaataaatggcttacagaagCCTAAATGATGCTCTTAATCCGAAGCTTCCCCCATCAATGTATCATTTGTTGTGATAACAGTTTATCTGTTACGCTGTAGATGTTTCCAAGCAATTGtggaatttgaaaatgtttcattttgtgaTTGCTGGAAAGCCttgtaatgtctttttttttgcaggcaaTGTATTACAGTATTGTGATTAAATCTGTTAGCCTCGGCTTTGCACATGCTTACACGTAATGGTCATTTGTCTTGGTGTGACGCTCGGCGCAGAGATGAACACTCTCATGGTGGAGATGCGACAAACGGCTCACGAACTCCGAGCCACTCTGGATCACGTCCTCCAAAGCGGCGACCCGATGATGGTGCCGCACAACTCCCAAGACGAAAGCATCAGCTTCCTGTCGGAGCACGAGGCTGACATCGTAGCGGTGGGCGACGGGCCAGAGGTTAGCGCTCGTTGTTCAGTTTTGCCGGACGAATCCTCTTGTGCGTTGTCAGACGCGTAATCTTTTTCACCCTAAGGACAGCAACAACTACCTGTACCTCGCAGAGAACCTCCGCGTTCCCAGGAGTCTTTACGAGCACATCGGCGAAATCGCAGACTACAAGAAGTACACCTCGGCGCTGCTCATGATGCTTTTTGATAGAGAGACGCTGGCCACACACTCGCTGCAGGGCCGCAGGAACACTATGAGTGGGGAGGACTGCCCCAAGCCCCAGCTCCCACCTGAGATCCTCCGGAGTATCATCGGTAGGTTGCTGATTGACAATTAATGTCGGGGAGTGATTAATAACTGAGCTTTCACACTAACGTTGCATTGAGTGAGACTTAATTGGTTAATGATTCAGCagactgcctcacagtcgagaggtcccgggttcggTTCTGTTTGGAGTTTAAATGTTATCCCCCATGCTCACAGTGGGTACGGActgtattcagacccccttaaatgtttcactctttattatattgcagccatttgccaaagtaatttaagttcgttttttccctcattcatgtacacacagctccccatattgacagaaaaaaaacggaattgttgaaatttttgcagatttattaaaaaagaaagactgaattatcacacagccgtaagtattcagaccctttgctgtgacactcgtatatttaactcgggtgctgtccatttcttctgatcatccttgagatggttctacaccatcattggagtccagctgtgtttgattatacagaCTGGACTTGATTAAGAAAGCCACATACCTGTTTATAGaataccttacagctcacagtgcatgtcagagcaaatgagaatcatgaggtcaaaggaactgcctgaagagctcagagacagaattgtagcaaggcacagatctggcctaggttataaaaaaattctactgcacttaaggttcctaatagcacagtagcctccataatccttaaatggaagacgtttgggacgatcagacacttcctagagctggccttCCTGCCAAACTGAGCCATCGGGGGagaagaagagccttggtgacagaggtaaagaagaacccaaagatcactgtggctgagctacggagatgcagtcaggagatgggagaaagttctagaaagtcaaccatcagaatcagaatcatctttatttgccaagtatgtccaaaacacacaaggaatttgtctccggtagttggagccgctctagtacaacagacagtcaatttacagaacactttggagacgtaaagacattgacaaaaaacaattgtgacagaagcctctcctcagtgcaacacaCATGATAGCCCGCattgagtttgctaaaaaaaacacctgaaggaatccaagatggtgagaaataagattctctggtctgatgagaccaagatggaaattgttggccttaattctaagcggcatgtgtggagaaaaccatgcactgctcatcacctgtccaatacagtcccaacagtgaagcatggaggtggcagcatcatgctgtggggatgtttttcagctgcagggacaggacgactggttgcaaggaatgatgaatgcggccaaatacagggatatcctggacgaaaaccttctccagagtgctcaggacctcagactgggccaaaggttcaagacaatgacccgaagcacacagctaaaataacaaaggagtggcttcagaacaactctgtgactgttcttgaatggcccagccagagccctgacttaaacccaactgagcatctctggagagacctgaaaatggctgtccaccaatggtcagcatccaacctgacataactggagaggatctacaaGGAAGAATGACAGAGGATCcaaaaatccaggtgtgaaaaacagcattcccaaaaagattcatggctgtattagctcaaaagggtgctactactaaatactgagcaaaggctctgaatacttatggctgtgtgatctttcagtttttcttttttaataaatctgcaaaaatttcaacaattccgtttttttctgtcaatatggggtgctgtgtgtacattaatgaggaaaaaacgagcttaaatgattttagcaaatggctgcaatataacattttccgttccgcttatcctcactcgggtcacgggcatgctggagcctatcccagccaacttcgggtgaggggcggggtacaccctgaactggttgccagccaatcgcagggcacatataaacaaacaaacattcacactcacattaacacccatgggcaatttagagtcctcaattaacctacactgcatgtttttgggatgtgggaggaaaccagagtacccggagaaaacccacaaagacacggggagaacatgcgaactccacacaggcgaggccgggatttgaaccaccgtgccgcctccaatataacaaaaagtgacaaatttaagggggtctgaaaactttccgtacccactgggTTTTCTTAAGGGTACTCAGGGTTCCTCCCACAAATATGGGTTCAGACGTTTTAATGAAATTGCACTCCCTGTTTTCATTACCGTATCGTCTCTCCCTCCAGATCACGTGGCGGTCAAGTTTGGCGTGGACAGCAGCCAGATCAAGACAGCCATCCGGACCAAGTTAAACAATGAGGACAAATTGCTGAAGAAGAGAATGGGCTTGGTCAAAGTGGAAAACAAAGCCAGCTTACCTCTGCCCGACAACGCGTCGATATGATTGATGCCAGTCAGCTTTGGCCTTCATCTTGTCTGCTCGTGTGTGTGCTGTACTGTAACCGTGTGACAGGTCGCCTCTCCTAATCGACATTATTCACTTTAGTGCTTGAATTAGGTTATTTTTACAGTaatcaactttttttaaaacttgggacGGCTCTCATTAGACAGTATTACGTTACCTGGAGAGCAAATATATAGTGCTTTTAAAGCTCACGTGTGATTTTGAGTGGATAGAGACTAGAAAGTTCTCATGTTAGGCTTCCATCTTTTCCTTGGCGGCTCTGTCGAAAATCTTTTGTTAGCCAACAAGAACACTATTGACTTTAATGGTTGTCCGGCCCAAGAGGGGTCACCTCCTTACTTACTAAATTTTAAAGTTTAACCTCATCTTCAACATTCGGATCAGTACTGTCATTTTTAAACGAAAGAACCCTACTTGTTTTGATTTCCGATTCAAGATGATTGGTGtcatattttttgttctttttaatgaGCACCTTTTGGTCCAGTTTTAAGCACAATTTCTTAATCATTGGTAAACGTTTAGATTCACTCGTTGGACACATTAGGATGTATACAATGTTTTGAATATCAGCTAATGTACGATACAAAATCCTCCTTTACAAAGAtcataatgctcagttttgactgatACAGTCAGAGCAcaactttattattgtattttgtccAGATACATTGATGTCTTCTTTTGTTCAAAGAGTTGATGAAAATAATTGAGCATCTTCCACACTAGGTAGCAGCACTACACTCTCCTAAGAATGTGCAAgtacaacccccaattccaatgaagttgggataaacaaataaaaacagaatacaatgatttgaaaatcatgttcaacctatatttaattgaatgagtttgcatgttctccccgtgcctgcgtgggttttctccgggcactccggtttcctcccacatcccaaaaacatgcattaattggagactctaaattgcccgtaggtgtgactgtgagtgcgaatggttgtttgtttgtatgtgccctgcgattggctggcaaccagttcagggtgtaccccgcctcctgcccgatggcagctgagataggctccagcacgcccgcgaccctagtgagtagaagcggctcagaaaatggatggatggatggacaatacaaagacaagatatttaatgttcaaactgataaactttattgtttttagcaaataatctcaaattgtttttggaaattttggacgTCATTTCCTCCGGgccgaagaggaaaagaaccatccgaaatgttatggacgcaaagttcaaaagccagcatctgtgatggcatggggatgtgttagtgccaatggcatgggtaacttacacatctgtgaaggcaccattaatgctgaaaggtacatacaggttttggagaaacatatgctgccatccaagcaatgtctttttcatggacacccctgcttatttcagcaagtcaatgccaaaccacattctgcatgtgtcacaacagcgtggcttcgtagtaaaagagtgcgggtacaagactggcctggctgcagtccagacctgtctcccattggaaATTTGtggttcaacaattagtgtcctcagttcccaaatctttattgaatgttgttaaaagaaaaggtgatgtaacagagtggtaaacatgaccctgtcccagcttttttggaacgtgttgcagccctaaaattctaagttaatgattatttgctaaaaacaatcaagtttatcagtttgaacattaaatatcttgtctttgtagtgtattcaattaaatataggtcgaacatgatttgcaaatcattgtattttgtttttattttttttttgtattttttttttttttttttaccttttcgttttgtcctgttcagctgttaggtcgaccagaatggaaaatctgtatcccttttatgctgaaacaattttactgtgtcacagtttatttatgcttaagacaacgtcacaacttcattggaatttggattGTATGTGCACCTTAGCTTATGTCTGAGTTGAGGtgcacattaaaaatatatatatatctgtttAATCACTTTGTTGTTGTGCGTCACTGCATTTGTgccaataataaacattagGGAATGGTTACTTTCCACTCTTAACTTCGATACATCAGTGTGGGACTGGGAAGATTCTCCAGCAGATGTCAGTGCTGAACTGCACTTTTCTTAGAGTAAACTTTCAAATGTCCCTGAACCCTGGTCACAATGTTCTGGAAGACTTTTTATGGCTAGAGCATGGTCAGCTTGGTTGgtaatttgctttttttattgataATCCTTGGAGGAATGTACTTGTGTGAATGTACTACGAAGTCGCTGAAAAGAAATAACTGCGTCAAGAGAAGACGTGAGTGGAGGCCTGGTCACCTACCTACCAACAAAatagtcaaaaacaaaaacctgagACAAATGACTGATTGAAAAGAAGGGATGTTTTGATCTTAAATCATCAAACATCAATTCAATTAACTATTTACTAACTATCAAaatacccgcgaccctcgtgaggataagcggtaaagaaaatggatggatggatgttcgaaataaaaaaaaagttgaactgattaaaaattttaaaaatgtaaacagaaataGGGACACACGTATACGTCGTAAAAGAGGATTGATGTCATTATAACTCAGAGGGTGGCAATACAGTTTTGAGTTAGGTTTAGACTGTGCCAAGCAGGTGAAGAAACTAAACAGAGAACGTAGGCTGCGTGCAATGTGTACCATTTACAAACGTTATAGTATTTTATTgatagtaatataataataataataacagtagaGTACATGCAATCTGCATTTTCATCTTCTGGTTCAAATTCCCTTggtatttgaatttgtattatattgtatattttaatattttcagccTTAGTTACATTGGGTTTAAAACACATTATAGGTTGATATAAACGTTAAGGGTAGGAACTGTTGCTGCGTATACCcaccttaataataataataatacatgtacatatactgtaaatatacgtatataaaagtatttttttttttttttaacattggtAACCCGTTGATTTAGTTTAGTCTGAGAGAACAATCAATATACTAGTAATCCATGTTTCTGTATTTAGAATCCAATTGTACCGGTATGATATTTTCAGCTAATTAAAACTTTATGGCAGCCACTCCGAAATTTAAAATTAGTCTTCTTAATCCTCTAAGACCTCTGAAATAAATTCATTCAATGGTCTGGAGTATGTGTGAGCCACTCCTACATTTGTCACTTAATATTATGAAGTGGAATAATGTGTGTGATTGGTGTGTGTGGTCAGTATTTATATCCCTCTATCCTCCCACAGGGCAGGAAAGTGATCCGAAGTGAAAACCCATCTGCAAATACCATCCAGGCCAGCACAGCCTTCCCAATATAGTCCTGCATGCCCACAGCTAAAGGGGGGCCCGGGGGCTCAGTTGGGAGTCTGTCCCATCTAGACTGTGTTGCGTCCACTTGTTTCAATGGATGGCCTGAAGAAGGGGGAAGATTCAGAGGAGGTGGAGATTAACCTGGGGGACTCCAGCGACCCTGAGGAGTTTGATCATGGGGAGCAACCACAGACGCTTTGGAAAGCGCCCTCTCACCCGGAAGCAGAAGAAAGTATTCATTCGTCTTCTCTGGTGGATATCAGCGACACCAAACCTCTTCTCAATGTTCGAGACCCTCGAGGGATCAACGACTGCCTCAAGGTAGCAAAAGCTACAATCGCGGCTTAGCTGTGTTTGGTGACATACTGGAGATGAACCGAATTGTTTACGTTCTTTTTTAAGTCACGGacttgttgccaggcagaatttgtggagCGCAATCATTTGGGCCTCACAGGCCagtaacaaaatgtatttatacccGTTAATTCTACAATCTACAttaataccatccatccatccatcttcctcAGTGTACTGCTTatgctgttcagggtcatgggtgtcCTGGATgggagacaaccattcacattcacatacaGGCCAGTACTAAGTGGGTACTGAACACATGCTGCCTGCATGGAAGTCAGTCGAGTCAACCACTATACTGCCTGTGACGAAATCGATACGACTCTGTATTGGCTATAAAATAGAATAATGAATTACACTTTCACATTGCAGACATATAAGGCAGCAGTTGTTCATTTGCACATGACAATTCATTTATGCGATCCATGCATCTATACCTCACATTCATTTATACGCATTTATCCTCAATTGATTCAATACTCTGTATTCAGTATAAACAATGACAGAAAAACGGCACCATCTGGTGAGGTCCCTCCCAAATGCAGTGATTTTAAAGGATAGAATTCAGAAGcactactctgtattaaatataaattggaTGACTGAAAGAAAAGCGTATTATTTGCATACAGTATGACACTTGAAGACCACCACACCACGTGTCCTTTCGACCCGCAGGTGACGTTTGAGGATGTTATTGCCGAGCCGGTGTCAGTGCGGAGCGGGGACCGAGTGTGGATCTGGAGCCACGCTTTGTTTGAAGTCAGCCGAGTTTGGATATACAGGATCATCACGGTGCTTCTGGCCATCCCAATATCCATTCTGTCTGGAATCCTCTTTGCCGTCCTCAGCTGCATACACATATGGTAAGTGTGCCAGTTTCCTAAGCGGAGGGGTCAACTTCCCGTTTGATGCGGGCCTCGTCCACTTTGACGATGCCACACAAGTGCCGACATGCCCAATCAACCCCCTCCTCCCAAAAACTTTATATGTCAAACATTTCctgtttgcacacacacacacaaagaaacttATGTATATACATTTCATGTGTTCAATTACCAAAATGCAATTGTGTGGAACGGATTGACATTCAGTCAACACTGTTTTCTGTTTTACCAACGATACATTTCTGTTACTTCAATACAGTAGTATTGAAGTAAAGGAGTGTCTGTAAGTGacttttaagacactgttagatgtgtaatgtacagtacatataacTGAGATGGTAGTTagcgtgtttttaaaaaaaagtttttaccTGAACTGGTAAtcgctagcgcgctaatgctaatcgcgattgctaattgtttagcatttagcattttgctgtctcaaattctgtacgcCAAATTTATACGATACACTCAGTACTAAagtatgcagtttaaggaaTGAAGCCCATCCTTCATACATAAGAATAAAATATATGTTAGTAGTATTATTTTAGTAATAGTGGTGGGGAGCGATTATTGTTGTAGCGTATTCGATCTATATTCAATAGGAGAATCGCTTGAAAAAAGATGAGTTAATGACAGccctaataacaataaatacaactataaaaatatgaaatcatattttaatcatttaattacttttttttcacaaaatgcaATTGTGTATAACCCGttgacataaaaatacaaagtaaattgaactttttttcaccCAAGTTACTCATTTTAAGGTAATCCTACATTTATTAATTGCGTCATGTGTTTAGCTATGAatagtaaacatccatccatccaaccattttctgagccgcttctcctcacaagggtcgcggacgtgctggagcctatcccagctatcatctggcaggaggaggggtacaccctgaactggttgccagccaatcgcaggaataGTAAACATTCTATTGTAATCCAAGATCATTTTGTTCgctcaacacaaaaatattaagtTGATCCAacaagaatttgaaaaaaaaattaattggtaCCGgtctaaataaaatcattggGTAAAGTCCAGTTtagttttaaatataataaGTTAATCTATTTTGTTTAACAAATGACTGCATATTATAGAAATACTcattaaatcaacatttttttatattctaaTCACTGAGCAtttaaaatagttaaaaaatgtttaaaatattgaatttatCCAAAGCTAATGcattttctttgtatgtttACCACCTCAAAAAGGCAATTGATTGAACATTTTGACATGCATATATGTAAAAAGTAAACTTTTCATTGAtccaaattatccatccatccattttctgagccgcttctcttcacaagggttgcgggcgtgctggagcctatcccagctatcatcgggcaggaggcgcggtacaccctgaactggttgccagccaatcgcagggcacatacaaacaaacaaccattcgcactcacagtaacacctatgggcaatttagagttgtcaattaacctaccatgcatgtttttgggatgtgggaggaaactggagtgcccggagaaaacccacgcaggcacggggagaacatgcaaactccacacaggcggggccggggattgaaccccggtcctcggaactgtgaggcagatgctctaaccagtcggtgatccaaattaattcattttataatttttttgtgtgtgtgtttagttaaCCAGATGCCGTTGCTTGGACCCTGTTAACATAAAGAGTATTTTCGCTTCCATGTTTTACAATTATCAGTTAGCTGAGGACTaccgcaaaaaaaataaaaaaaaataaaataaaataatatatatatatatatatcagcttATCATGTGTAAAATATGAACCCTTAAAAGTAGGGGGAAAACTGTTAAGTGTTGTAACAAAGTAGCAGTTTCTCaatatgagttttttttccaggttgaAACAAGTTTTGGGATGTATTCTGTTACTATTCAGTCGATAAGTACTGTAAATACCTTTCAGTCTCGCATCCTCTAAAATCAATAGCATTCTTGCTGAGGCAAACAGAAAACCGATCTAAATGTACTCTAAATGTACACACGAGACAGAAGAGACACTAAGGCGTGTTGTTTCTGCTCAACAGGATGATTATCCCGTGCATCAAGTGCATTCTTCTGGGAACACGCTGGCTGCAGAAGCTGTGGAGCGTTGTGCTGGAGGTCCTCGTGCGGCCCTTGTTGGGCAGCGCCGGCCGGTGCTGTGCCGGCTTTAGCCTTCACCTGGCTGAGGAATAACACACATATACTCACCTTTTGCTTGCAAAGTGGGATACGGCCACCAAGTGGACATTAATATTTCATTACAGTGTTCAACATAATGTGTTTACAGCCGCTTTGCTCAGATAAGTCCAAGTGTGTGAGATTTGTTAACAATAACTTGCACCTGACACATATTTAGGCTTATAGTCATTCACAGTGTGTAGTTGATGACTTTATGTGGTACAAacctttctattttattttgttttgttttttaaattatgtcccGCCCAGGctgcatggtggccgactggttagagcgtctgcctcacagttctgaggactggggtatATCATATGGTATTATAACTCATTTGACTTGTCTTAAAATGCACATAGTAGCTCTGCAatgcaattatatattatatctaCAGGTATGCATATACATTAATTGTGTTTTCGCACTTTTTATTCCATCATATTGAACTCAAGAGACATTccacagcacaaaaacagttCCGCCTTCCTGCTAAGTGAACGATATGTGACCACAAGGGGACAGCCTTATTCAGGCTCGAATCAGAGCACATTTGAAACTGTTCAATTCAACTGCAACATGACAGCAAATACACTTGAACGAAAACGAACAGTGACAGAAATACTgttgaaaaacacaaagagcAGTGCAACTAAACACAAATGTAACACACCAGGGGCTTTGTGTTCAAAATCTATTGTTAATGTGAAATGAGAGGTgccctggctggtccaccagtATAGACTAGTTAAGAAAGTCATCCGGGATTGCCATAGTGTTATTCGCCTGGTTAAACGCTGCTTGTACACTACTAACTGAAAGGTTTATTCGTGTTTTGAATGACATGAGGACACTGTGGATAATTATCACATcaggacaaaacaaaagcacagaGAATCCAAGCTTCACTCTACATTACTTCCAAATGTAGACGCAAGGAGATTTTACATAATTGACAAATTATGTTGATGGGGCTGCAGTGAAAACAAGCCcactatttattttatatttcatacagagtggtcagtttgttttcaaatgaatgtGTTTTGGTCCTGTCGCCTCTCCTTCCTCATTCCTTTCTCTGCTCTGTGAGGCACCCCAAGTTTCTGTGGAAACGGGCATAGTGCGCTAGAATAGTGCAAGTCTTCTAAAAtcgagccactgagaactagagtgggctagctccatttttgtcatttttttaaacaagtgtaGAAATGAGCTAAGGCATATACgcgatattgccaaaagtatttactcatctgccttgactcagaaATGATATTAAGTGACAAGTGACTGCTGGAACatgaaggggccatctccaaagtgttcccacaaagttggaaatgtccataacattagcccctgagctccagtgaaaggaactctgaatgcatTATCATACAAATAGATTTTGggcagtcaaacagtttgggaatTACTCTTTCCTGTTCCACCATTTCTGTGCACCAAgcgcacaaagcaaggtccataacgTAACTatatggatgagagaatttggtttggatgaacttgactgtcCTGCACCGAGTCCTGCCGTCAAGCCGAGAGAACacttttgggttgatttcgaatGGACAGTGAcgcaggccttctcgtccaacgtCGGTgtatgacctcacaaatatgctcttgGAAGAATGGGCAGGCGAGTGGCAATCTAAATCAATCTTTAGATCATTTTTTGATATACAAGTGGGCAATCTACAATTGCATTCTTCAGCACAACACCGGGCTAACATCTTAGAAAGTGACGATCAGCGATTGGTCGGAGACTCAGAAATTAAGTAGTGCCAGTGCATCTGCATTTTAGTGTatgtaaatgttatttgttatttcTCGTGAAAT
Encoded here:
- the LOC133483659 gene encoding uncharacterized protein LOC133483659 isoform X2, coding for MPPKREAGATPSPTPVKMLKLNTVPLEAGPMEELAESTYSPFLTTEEFDGIEGEASPGVRTDTISLLMKIEQLQAQLKYERRCRILAERELREMKEMNTLMVEMRQTAHELRATLDHVLQSGDPMMVPHNSQDESISFLSEHEADIVAVGDGPEDSNNYLYLAENLRVPRSLYEHIGEIADYKKYTSALLMMLFDRETLATHSLQGRRNTMSGEDCPKPQLPPEILRSIIDHVAVKFGVDSSQIKTAIRTKLNNEDKLLKKRMGLVKVENKASLPLPDNASI
- the cav4a gene encoding caveolin-2, translated to MDGLKKGEDSEEVEINLGDSSDPEEFDHGEQPQTLWKAPSHPEAEESIHSSSLVDISDTKPLLNVRDPRGINDCLKVTFEDVIAEPVSVRSGDRVWIWSHALFEVSRVWIYRIITVLLAIPISILSGILFAVLSCIHIWMIIPCIKCILLGTRWLQKLWSVVLEVLVRPLLGSAGRCCAGFSLHLAEE
- the LOC133483659 gene encoding uncharacterized protein LOC133483659 isoform X1; the protein is MPPKREAGATPSPTPVKMLKLNTVPLEAGPMEELAESTYSPFLTTEQEFDGIEGEASPGVRTDTISLLMKIEQLQAQLKYERRCRILAERELREMKEMNTLMVEMRQTAHELRATLDHVLQSGDPMMVPHNSQDESISFLSEHEADIVAVGDGPEDSNNYLYLAENLRVPRSLYEHIGEIADYKKYTSALLMMLFDRETLATHSLQGRRNTMSGEDCPKPQLPPEILRSIIDHVAVKFGVDSSQIKTAIRTKLNNEDKLLKKRMGLVKVENKASLPLPDNASI